Proteins encoded in a region of the Bombyx mori chromosome 23, ASM3026992v2 genome:
- the LOC101745641 gene encoding uncharacterized protein LOC101745641 isoform X2, which produces MNQMPDCLHRRKKALDRLIRELSGTPCGSNVQCRNECGDKVAARLMRDFWNILKEDPSCNLAHEVQNRLCARPSSRSCDSCSHRQHIACYMAGRKRDDGDDQRRDALNKVKTFCKNNPDPKSTPRCCTSQSPALSDKDIIPLTKILCNLKEAASFDKQCDAKITALMAAQKELRDQIQNLEKRENAGIQLLKQADCMWTCMEDAYKKKVEDSLERQKTLLEELKEVETSATKWRKNKKDLESQLKNIEKCEKEIKEKINLKTNDLKCVNNEIDDFQKRIDKNKKEIDAATKSLTTKKQASDLKVANLASDIAKKQTVISDETKNKEKKERDGINFVKDAREDLQKLCRVLLQKRIENEDLRAERDALNLEIDLLNKSHDACQDKCAQKQQSILEEIKLTDQEIAKYKTKCVKCHQCTDTIDVRKYCTDCPRCSVERDCLYEDDKCRPDDTLDCVCMSVKEKLLDNIFDNMYTVLERQAKTEKGKAVGGAILKCLKKSRNGKLDAATRKLLQDFVLTTVKQHLNLTIVGGAVKTRCEMDPETHKQLMLCLKQVTVVGPPKEDKGTASKKESCRRWGGECNCPKGGKGCVCDKIAPPLPPEEPSIPEGVDNAETCKVSFCPRKTSTSCGPDVAMQAVPSRVGAEVAALKPDACKDSTCAYPKNMRAAQCVLGPEILNSPTKGSRLSVPFRPEIPVLDEKFCDCSISSVKSCVCRDLENSPRDRIIEEVMGRYIEVQPIDKVANVGEIQFGEIAKASGSSTGYIISRPLSSMSDEFVPQREFVQNENVQRYTTAAVDANNKDHNVVKPFLKGDFYATPTNEYGNKVTTGIAVLLNKDNSVNRAVHRNTLNEKTDTTNLTSKDKNGDIGGKTDDNIKSLINNIIVPDGEILDNANFMSQVEFVTVDSFVRRIEILTKYGRDDLSDVTRDEIEVETQLLQEPDLKSK; this is translated from the exons ATGAACCAAATGCCGGACTGCCTGCATCGTCGCAAGAAAGCCCTAGACAGACTCATTAGAGAATTAAGTGGAACTCCTTGCGGCTCGAATGTCCAGTGTCGCAACGAATGTGGCGATAAAGTCGCCGCGCGACTGATGCGCGACTTCTGGAATATTCTGAAGGAAGATCCGTCATGTAATTTGGCT cacgAAGTCCAAAATCGGCTTTGCGCACGACCCTCGTCTCGCTCCTGCGATAGTTGCTCGCATCGGCAACACATAGCTTGTTATATGGCGGGTCGTAAACGTGACGACGGTGACGACCAGAGAAGGGACGCTCTGAACAAAGTTAAAAC tttttgtaAGAATAATCCTGATCCGAAATCAACGCCGAGATGCTGTACATCGCAGTCTCCGGCGCTGAGCGACAAGGACATTATACCGCTCACCAAAATCCTTTGTAATCTCAAGGAG GCGGCCTCATTCGACAAGCAATGCGATGCGAAAATAACAGCTCTTATGGCTGCCCAAAAAGAGCTTCGAGATCAGATACAGAATCTGGAGAAGAGGGAAAATGCAGGGATCCAATTGCTGAAACAGGCGGACTGCATGTGGACGTGCATGGAAGACGCTTACAAAAAGAAAGTAGAGGATTCGCTGGAGAGGCAGAAGACTTTGTTGGAAGAG ttaAAAGAAGTTGAGACCAGTGCAACGAAATggcgtaaaaacaaaaaagatttaGAATCCCAAttgaaaaacattgaaaaatgcGAAAAAGAAATTAAGGAGAAGATAAATCTAAAAACGAACGATTTGAAATGCGTCAACAATGAAATTGACGATTTCCAAAAGAGAATCGATAAGAACAAAAAGGAAATTGATGCGGCGACTAAATCTTTGACAACGAAGAAACAAGCTTCTGAC CTAAAAGTGGCTAATTTAGCATCAGATATAGCgaaaaaacaaactgttataTCGGACGAAacaaagaataaagaaaaaaaagagagagatGGTATCAATTTCGTGAAAGACGCACGAGAAGACCTGCAGAAGCTCTGCAGGGTTTTGCTACAGAAAAGGATCGAAAACGAAGATTTGAGGGCAGAG AGAGATGCACTCAACCTCGAAATTGATTTACTAAACAAATCTCATGACGCATGTCAAGATAAATGCGCTCAGAAGCAACAATCGATTTTAGAGGAAATCAAATTAACTGACCAGGAAATCGCAAAATACAAAACGAAATGTGTTAAATGCCATCAGTGTACCGATACTATTGACGTCAGGAAGTATTGCACCGACTGCCCTAGATGCTCTGTTGAAAGGGATTGTCTATACGAAGACGATAAATGTAGGCCAGACGATACGTTGGATTGTGTCTGTATGAGCGTCAAAGAGAAACTTCTAGATAACATATTTGACAATATGTATACCGTGCTAGAGAGGCAAGCGAAGACCGAAAAAGGAAAAGCTGTAGGTGGTGCGATATTGAAATGCTTGAAAAAAAGTAGAAACGGAAAATTGGATGCGGCCACAAGGAAGTTGCTACAAGATTTCGTTTTGACTACAGTTAAGCAACATTTGAACCTAACCATTGTCGGCGGTGCTGTGAAAACTAGATGTGAA ATGGACCCTGAAACACATAAACAGTTGATGCTTTGCTTGAAACAAGTTACAGTCGTTGGACCTCCTAAAGAGGATAAAGGGACTGCTTCCAAAAAG GAGTCGTGCCGTCGCTGGGGCGGTGAATGCAACTGTCCGAAAGGTGGCAAAGGCTGTGTGTGTGATAAAATTGCTCCGCCTCTACCACCAGAAGAACCTTCAATTCCAGAAGGAGTAGATAATGCAGAAACA TGTAAAGTTTCATTTTGTCCTCGCAAAACGTCGACTTCGTGCGGTCCCGACGTCGCCATGCAAGCCGTGCCTAGTAGAGTCGGAGCCGAGGTGGCTGCCCTAAAGCCGGACGCTTGTAAAGACTCTACTTGTGCCTATCCGAAGAACATGAGGGCGGCTCAGTGCGTGCTGGGACCGGAGATACTAAATTCGCCAACCAAAGGCAGCAGATTATCAGTGCCTTTTCGACCAGAGATTCCTGTTTTGGACGAAAAG tTCTGCGATTGCAGTATATCTTCAGTCAAATCTTGTGTCTGCAGAG ATTTAGAGAATAGTCCACGCGATCGTATTATTGAAGAAGTAATGGGAAGGTACATTGAGGTCCAGCCTATAGATAAA GTAGCCAATGTGGGTGAAATACAGTTTGGAGAGATCGCGAAAGCTTCTGGTAGCTCGACGGGTTATATCATTTCAAGACCGCTTTCATCAATGAGCGATGAATTCGTACCTCAGAGAGAATTTGTACAAAACGAAAATGTTCAACGTTATACAACTGCAGCAGTCGATGCTAATAACAAAGACCATAATGTAGTTAAGCCATTCCTAAAAGGCGATTTTTATGCAACGCCAACAAATGAATATGGAAATAAAGTAACTACGGGAATTGCTGTACTATTGAATAAAGATAATTCAGTAAATCGAGCTGTGCACAGAAATACGTTGAACGAAAAAACTGATACAACAAATTTGACTTCTAAGGACAAAAATGGAGATATCGGTGGAAAAACGGACGACAATATCAAGTCtttgataaataatataatagttccTGATGGAGAAATATTAGATAATGCAAATTTTATGTCTCAAGTAGAGTTTGTAACCGTTGACTCTTTTGTAAGGAGAATCGAGATATTGACAAAATATGGTCGAGACGATTTGAGTGATGTTACCAGAGATGAAATAGAAGTTGAAACACAGCTACTACAAGAACCGGATTTGAAATCTAAATga
- the LOC101745641 gene encoding uncharacterized protein LOC101745641 isoform X1 gives MNQMPDCLHRRKKALDRLIRELSGTPCGSNVQCRNECGDKVAARLMRDFWNILKEDPSCNLAHEVQNRLCARPSSRSCDSCSHRQHIACYMAGRKRDDGDDQRRDALNKVKTFCKNNPDPKSTPRCCTSQSPALSDKDIIPLTKILCNLKEAASFDKQCDAKITALMAAQKELRDQIQNLEKRENAGIQLLKQADCMWTCMEDAYKKKVEDSLERQKTLLEELKEVETSATKWRKNKKDLESQLKNIEKCEKEIKEKINLKTNDLKCVNNEIDDFQKRIDKNKKEIDAATKSLTTKKQASDLKVANLASDIAKKQTVISDETKNKEKKERDGINFVKDAREDLQKLCRVLLQKRIENEDLRAERDALNLEIDLLNKSHDACQDKCAQKQQSILEEIKLTDQEIAKYKTKCVKCHQCTDTIDVRKYCTDCPRCSVERDCLYEDDKCRPDDTLDCVCMSVKEKLLDNIFDNMYTVLERQAKTEKGKAVGGAILKCLKKSRNGKLDAATRKLLQDFVLTTVKQHLNLTIVGGAVKTRCEMDPETHKQLMLCLKQVTVVGPPKEDKGTASKKESCRRWGGECNCPKGGKGCVCDKIAPPLPPEEPSIPEGVDNAETCKVSFCPRKTSTSCGPDVAMQAVPSRVGAEVAALKPDACKDSTCAYPKNMRAAQCVLGPEILNSPTKGSRLSVPFRPEIPVLDEKFCDCSISSVKSCVCRDAKKLKVVICEGCNKENCDILWERALKAVCPPFNEDSKLVHKNNDDVLLVSKDKNNVEEIVAEKNENHTNILEHIINLTSSKSGTLMTELDEKIIEFIENGINENKLAYVKNISPESIVVGFDDNDECVQNRSRISIRKTSSGSKYLEIRSAKNSVKSELNVKSNNLEKLVHSKSLSPERLTKTREKSSSCNFNKNYIKKLKKKSLDYKNRNNITKSAKKDDEKDSTQVNKLKIKISNKIIEAPAILKLTASQNFKVLMNKEYESWFSQQLKECIKNGTCKFKLHKTNSGNYLIDLDENDEANTRHLLKMTSSKSFKIVTDRENSKNKCESKECEDLSTQRSFDLHVKSKSDSKVYKKDKKVPDSQTLMQSSESLKKTPSGKLIVVLDKDTKTNLINNLKNYLVDCNGFVPVTKTESGEIIIDFNSNKSTLSKGSLKITASGNIYAIIDESLLKSADQNQRHNKNCIYSNIRGSEHLINKNRYPNNKSIATTCNGIPNESTCDVLKCVCHNLQCLAKNIEKHSEQGNICTPRKSFLNWTDVKTNDIRKARRSNLNTLKDYPHIVIKPNSNDSNVKSKEECFYVVETGCSFHKNRYVGVSNELLKISGPCNVIQDKTINRNDSKLLDQCKVIDDSYWDSLRYLPPQLPAFLKDVEYK, from the exons ATGAACCAAATGCCGGACTGCCTGCATCGTCGCAAGAAAGCCCTAGACAGACTCATTAGAGAATTAAGTGGAACTCCTTGCGGCTCGAATGTCCAGTGTCGCAACGAATGTGGCGATAAAGTCGCCGCGCGACTGATGCGCGACTTCTGGAATATTCTGAAGGAAGATCCGTCATGTAATTTGGCT cacgAAGTCCAAAATCGGCTTTGCGCACGACCCTCGTCTCGCTCCTGCGATAGTTGCTCGCATCGGCAACACATAGCTTGTTATATGGCGGGTCGTAAACGTGACGACGGTGACGACCAGAGAAGGGACGCTCTGAACAAAGTTAAAAC tttttgtaAGAATAATCCTGATCCGAAATCAACGCCGAGATGCTGTACATCGCAGTCTCCGGCGCTGAGCGACAAGGACATTATACCGCTCACCAAAATCCTTTGTAATCTCAAGGAG GCGGCCTCATTCGACAAGCAATGCGATGCGAAAATAACAGCTCTTATGGCTGCCCAAAAAGAGCTTCGAGATCAGATACAGAATCTGGAGAAGAGGGAAAATGCAGGGATCCAATTGCTGAAACAGGCGGACTGCATGTGGACGTGCATGGAAGACGCTTACAAAAAGAAAGTAGAGGATTCGCTGGAGAGGCAGAAGACTTTGTTGGAAGAG ttaAAAGAAGTTGAGACCAGTGCAACGAAATggcgtaaaaacaaaaaagatttaGAATCCCAAttgaaaaacattgaaaaatgcGAAAAAGAAATTAAGGAGAAGATAAATCTAAAAACGAACGATTTGAAATGCGTCAACAATGAAATTGACGATTTCCAAAAGAGAATCGATAAGAACAAAAAGGAAATTGATGCGGCGACTAAATCTTTGACAACGAAGAAACAAGCTTCTGAC CTAAAAGTGGCTAATTTAGCATCAGATATAGCgaaaaaacaaactgttataTCGGACGAAacaaagaataaagaaaaaaaagagagagatGGTATCAATTTCGTGAAAGACGCACGAGAAGACCTGCAGAAGCTCTGCAGGGTTTTGCTACAGAAAAGGATCGAAAACGAAGATTTGAGGGCAGAG AGAGATGCACTCAACCTCGAAATTGATTTACTAAACAAATCTCATGACGCATGTCAAGATAAATGCGCTCAGAAGCAACAATCGATTTTAGAGGAAATCAAATTAACTGACCAGGAAATCGCAAAATACAAAACGAAATGTGTTAAATGCCATCAGTGTACCGATACTATTGACGTCAGGAAGTATTGCACCGACTGCCCTAGATGCTCTGTTGAAAGGGATTGTCTATACGAAGACGATAAATGTAGGCCAGACGATACGTTGGATTGTGTCTGTATGAGCGTCAAAGAGAAACTTCTAGATAACATATTTGACAATATGTATACCGTGCTAGAGAGGCAAGCGAAGACCGAAAAAGGAAAAGCTGTAGGTGGTGCGATATTGAAATGCTTGAAAAAAAGTAGAAACGGAAAATTGGATGCGGCCACAAGGAAGTTGCTACAAGATTTCGTTTTGACTACAGTTAAGCAACATTTGAACCTAACCATTGTCGGCGGTGCTGTGAAAACTAGATGTGAA ATGGACCCTGAAACACATAAACAGTTGATGCTTTGCTTGAAACAAGTTACAGTCGTTGGACCTCCTAAAGAGGATAAAGGGACTGCTTCCAAAAAG GAGTCGTGCCGTCGCTGGGGCGGTGAATGCAACTGTCCGAAAGGTGGCAAAGGCTGTGTGTGTGATAAAATTGCTCCGCCTCTACCACCAGAAGAACCTTCAATTCCAGAAGGAGTAGATAATGCAGAAACA TGTAAAGTTTCATTTTGTCCTCGCAAAACGTCGACTTCGTGCGGTCCCGACGTCGCCATGCAAGCCGTGCCTAGTAGAGTCGGAGCCGAGGTGGCTGCCCTAAAGCCGGACGCTTGTAAAGACTCTACTTGTGCCTATCCGAAGAACATGAGGGCGGCTCAGTGCGTGCTGGGACCGGAGATACTAAATTCGCCAACCAAAGGCAGCAGATTATCAGTGCCTTTTCGACCAGAGATTCCTGTTTTGGACGAAAAG tTCTGCGATTGCAGTATATCTTCAGTCAAATCTTGTGTCTGCAGAG AtgcaaaaaaactaaaagtcgttatttGCGAGGGTTGCAATAAAGAAAACTGTGATATTTTATGGGAAAGAGCGTTAAAAGCTGTTTGTCCTCCCTTTAATGAAGATTCGAAActtgtacataaaaataatgacGATGTTTTGTTAGTATCAAAAGATAAGAATAATGTGGAAGAAATAGTGgcagaaaaaaatgaaaatcataCTAACATCTTAGAACATATTATAAATCTAACAAGTTCTAAGTCTGGTACATTAATGACCGAATTAGATgaaaaaattatagaatttatCGAAAATGGaatcaatgaaaataaattagccTACGTCAAAAATATAAGTCCAGAAAGTATTGTTGTAGGgtttgatgataatgatgaatgtGTTCAAAATCGAAGTAGGATTTCTATTAGAAAGACCAGCTCTGGTTCGAAGTATTTGGAGATACGTAGCGCTAAAAATTCTGTTAAGAGTGAGTTAAACGTAAAAAGTAATAACTTAGAAAAATTAGTGCACTCGAAATCCTTGTCACCAGAAAGATTAACAAAAACACGCGAAAAGTCGTCATCgtgtaatttcaataaaaattacattaaaaaattaaagaaaaaatctttGGATTACAAAAATCGTAATAATATTACTAAATCGGCAAAAAAAGACGATGAAAAAGATAGTACTCAAGTCAAcaagttgaaaataaaaatttcaaacaaaattattgaaGCACCTGCTATTCTAAAGTTGACGGCATCACAAAACTTTAAAGTACTTATGAATAAAGAATATGAGAGTTGGTTTAGCCAACAATTGAAAGAATGCATCAAAAATGGTACTTGTAAATTCAAATTGCATAAAACCAATTCTGGAAACTATCTTATAGATCTTGATGAAAACGATGAAGCCAATACTAGACATTTACTCAAGATGACTTCGTCTAAGAGTTTTAAAATTGTTACAGACAGAGAAAATAGTAAAAACAAATGTGAATCAAAAGAATGTGAAGATTTAAGTACCCAGCGTTCTTTTGATTTGCACGTAAAGTCAAAAAGTGATTCGAAAGTGtacaaaaaagacaaaaaagttCCAGACAGTCAAACTTTAATGCAATCTTCTGAGTCATTAAAGAAAACTCCTTCTGGTAAACTGATCGTGGTTCTAGATAAAGACACAAAGACAAACTTGATAAATAACCTTAAAAACTATTTGGTCGATTGCAATGGATTTGTGCCGGTTACTAAAACTGAAAGTGGtgaaataataatcgatttcaATAGTAACAAATCGACTCTTAGTAAGGGTTCGTTAAAGATTACAGCTTCAGGAAATATATACGCTATTATAGACGAGAGCCTTCTTAAAAGTGCTGATCAAAATCAACGCCACAATAAAAACTGTATCTATAGCAATATTCGTGGATCAGAgcatttaataaacaaaaataggtACCCGAATAACAAATCTATAGCAACTACATGTAATGGAATACCTAATGAAAGTACGTGCGATGTACTTAAATGCGTATGCCATAATTTACAATGCTTAgccaaaaatattgaaaagcaTTCAGAACAAGGAAACATATGTACACCTAGAAAATCCTTTCTCAACTGGACGGatgttaaaacaaatgatattaGAAAAGCGCGTAGATCAAATTTGAATACTTTGAAAGATTATCCGCATATAGTAATAAAACCGAATTCGAATGATTCAAATGTTAAGTCTAAAGAGGAATGTTTTTATGTAGTAGAAACAGGATGTTCGTTTCACAAAAATCGATATGTAGGGGTTTCGAATGAGCTCTTGAAAATCTCTGGACCGTGTAATGTAATCCAAGATAAGACTATTAACAGAAACGACAGTAAATTACTTGACCAATGTAAAGTAATAGATGACAGCTATTGGGACTCCTTGAGATATTTACCACCACAGCTTCCAGCGTTTTTGAAAGACGTAGAATATAAATAG